Proteins encoded together in one Mycobacterium simiae window:
- a CDS encoding HAD-IC family P-type ATPase — MTRPAAAGLTDAEVAQRVSDGQSNALPPRATRSIGDIVRANVFTRINAILGVLLMIVVATGSLINGLFGLLIVANSVIGMVQEIRAKQTLDALAIVGQAKPLVRRQSGTRTLSPAEVVLDDIIELGPGDQIVVDGQVVEGDNLEVDESLLTGEADPIGKHPGDAVMSGSFVVAGAGAYRATRVGAAAYAAKLAAEASKFTLVKSELRNGINRILQFITYLLVPAGLLTIYTQLFTTHADWRQAVLRTVGALVPMVPEGLVLMTSIAFAVGVVRLGQRRCLVQELPAIEGLARVDTVCADKTGTLTESGMRVAEVVELAGDRPAAVADALAAVAAADAHRNASMQAIADAFSRPPSWTVTARAPFKSATKWSGVSFGEHGNWVIGAPDVLLDPATSAAAQAEQIGARGLRVLLLGAADVAVGDPAAPGRVTPAALVVLEQKVRADARATLEFFAAQHVSVKVVSGDNAVSVGAVAAELGLHGEALDARKLPADPDGLADTLDTYTTFGRVRPDQKRAIVHALQAHGHTVAMTGDGVNDVLALKDADIGVAMGSGSPASRAVAQIVLLDNKFATLPYVVAEGRRVIGNIERVANLFLTKTVYSVLLALLVGLECLLSTPLRADPLLYPFQPIHVTIAAWFTIGIPSFILSLAPNNERAHPHFVRRVLSSAVPSGLIVGTATFVSYLVAYQGRHVSFAEQDQASTAALITLLVTGLWVLAVVARPYQWWRVALVAGSGLAYIAIFSIPLAQQKFLLDPSNPGVTATALGIGAVGAAAIEATWWIRARILRIQPQLWQPAADRGD; from the coding sequence ATGACTCGCCCCGCCGCCGCAGGCCTCACCGATGCCGAGGTGGCGCAGCGGGTGTCCGACGGGCAGAGCAACGCGCTTCCGCCGCGCGCCACCCGCAGCATCGGGGATATCGTGCGCGCCAACGTGTTCACCCGGATCAACGCGATCCTGGGTGTACTGCTGATGATCGTGGTGGCGACGGGTTCGCTCATCAACGGCTTGTTCGGGCTGCTCATCGTCGCGAACAGCGTCATCGGCATGGTCCAGGAGATACGCGCCAAGCAGACGCTGGACGCGCTGGCCATCGTTGGCCAGGCAAAACCGTTGGTGCGCAGACAATCCGGTACGCGCACACTGTCGCCCGCCGAGGTGGTACTCGACGACATCATCGAACTGGGCCCGGGAGACCAGATCGTGGTTGACGGACAGGTGGTCGAGGGGGACAACCTGGAAGTCGACGAATCGCTGCTGACCGGGGAGGCCGACCCGATCGGCAAGCATCCCGGCGATGCGGTGATGTCGGGAAGTTTCGTCGTCGCCGGCGCCGGCGCCTACCGCGCCACCAGGGTGGGCGCGGCGGCCTATGCGGCCAAGCTCGCAGCGGAGGCCAGCAAGTTCACTCTGGTGAAATCCGAACTGCGCAACGGTATCAACCGAATCCTGCAGTTCATCACCTACCTCCTGGTGCCGGCCGGCTTGCTGACGATCTACACGCAGTTGTTCACCACCCACGCGGACTGGCGCCAGGCGGTGTTGCGCACGGTGGGCGCGCTGGTGCCGATGGTGCCCGAGGGGCTGGTGCTGATGACATCGATCGCGTTCGCGGTCGGGGTCGTCAGACTTGGCCAACGTCGTTGTTTGGTACAGGAACTGCCGGCCATCGAGGGATTGGCCCGCGTCGACACGGTGTGTGCCGACAAGACCGGCACCCTGACCGAAAGCGGTATGCGGGTCGCCGAGGTCGTCGAACTCGCCGGTGATCGTCCGGCCGCGGTGGCCGATGCGCTGGCCGCAGTGGCCGCGGCCGACGCACACCGTAACGCGAGCATGCAAGCGATCGCCGACGCCTTCAGCCGGCCGCCCAGCTGGACCGTGACGGCGCGGGCGCCGTTCAAGTCGGCCACCAAGTGGAGCGGGGTGTCCTTCGGCGAGCACGGCAACTGGGTGATCGGTGCACCCGATGTGCTGCTCGACCCGGCGACATCGGCGGCCGCGCAGGCCGAACAGATCGGGGCCCGTGGATTGCGGGTGCTGCTGCTCGGTGCCGCCGACGTCGCAGTGGGGGACCCGGCCGCGCCCGGGCGGGTGACCCCGGCCGCGCTGGTGGTGTTGGAGCAAAAGGTTCGGGCAGACGCCCGCGCCACACTGGAGTTCTTTGCAGCCCAGCATGTTTCGGTAAAGGTGGTCTCCGGAGACAACGCGGTGTCGGTCGGTGCCGTCGCGGCCGAACTCGGCCTGCACGGGGAGGCGCTGGACGCGCGCAAACTGCCCGCGGACCCCGACGGCTTGGCCGACACGCTGGACACCTACACCACCTTCGGGCGGGTGCGCCCGGATCAGAAGCGCGCCATTGTGCATGCCCTGCAAGCGCATGGGCACACCGTGGCGATGACCGGCGACGGCGTCAACGACGTGCTGGCACTCAAGGATGCCGACATCGGCGTGGCGATGGGCTCCGGTAGCCCGGCTTCGCGAGCAGTAGCCCAGATAGTGTTGTTGGACAATAAGTTTGCCACGCTTCCCTACGTGGTGGCCGAGGGTCGGCGGGTGATCGGCAACATCGAGCGCGTTGCCAATCTGTTCTTGACCAAGACGGTGTACTCGGTGTTGTTGGCGCTGTTGGTCGGTCTTGAATGCTTGTTGTCCACACCGCTGCGGGCCGACCCGCTGCTCTACCCGTTCCAGCCAATCCACGTCACCATCGCCGCGTGGTTCACCATCGGAATTCCGTCGTTCATCCTGTCGCTGGCGCCCAACAACGAGCGTGCCCACCCCCACTTCGTCCGGCGCGTGCTGAGCTCGGCGGTGCCGTCCGGATTGATAGTCGGCACCGCAACTTTCGTCTCCTATCTGGTGGCCTACCAGGGCCGGCACGTGAGCTTCGCCGAACAGGACCAAGCGTCGACGGCAGCACTGATCACGCTGCTGGTGACCGGGCTATGGGTGCTGGCCGTGGTCGCGCGTCCCTACCAATGGTGGCGGGTGGCGCTGGTGGCCGGCAGCGGGTTGGCCTACATTGCGATTTTCAGCATCCCGCTGGCACAACAGAAGTTTCTGCTGGACCCGTCGAATCCGGGGGTGACTGCCACCGCATTGGGGATTGGGGCTGTGGGCGCCGCGGCCATCGAGGCGACCTGGTGGATCCGGGCCAGGATTTTGCGAATCCAGCCGCAACTGTGGCAGCCGGCGGCAGACCGGGGTGATTAG
- a CDS encoding antitoxin encodes MGFLDKAKDLLAQHADEVETAIDKAGEFVDDKTQGKYSDTIHKVQEEAKKAADSAKGDQHN; translated from the coding sequence ATGGGATTCCTGGACAAGGCGAAAGACCTGTTGGCGCAGCATGCCGACGAGGTCGAGACAGCGATCGACAAGGCCGGCGAGTTCGTCGACGACAAGACGCAGGGCAAATATTCCGACACCATCCACAAGGTGCAGGAGGAGGCCAAGAAGGCGGCCGACTCCGCCAAGGGCGACCAGCACAACTAG
- a CDS encoding type II toxin-antitoxin system Rv0910 family toxin, translated as MAKLSGSIDVPLSPEEAWKHASDLSRYKDWLSIHRVWRSKLPDDLQKGTVIESIVEVKGMLNRIKWTIVHYKPPEAMTLNGDGVGGVRVKLLAKVKPKGDGSVVSFDVHLGGPALFGPIGMIVAAALRSDIDESLERFVTVFTGADPGMNGARGLGH; from the coding sequence ATGGCGAAACTCTCCGGATCCATCGACGTCCCCCTGTCACCAGAGGAGGCGTGGAAGCACGCCTCCGACCTGTCCCGCTACAAGGATTGGCTGAGCATTCACCGGGTCTGGCGCAGCAAGCTGCCCGACGACCTGCAAAAAGGCACGGTGATCGAATCGATCGTCGAGGTCAAAGGCATGCTCAACCGGATCAAGTGGACGATTGTGCACTACAAGCCGCCGGAGGCGATGACCCTCAACGGCGACGGTGTCGGTGGTGTCAGGGTCAAGCTGCTGGCGAAGGTCAAGCCAAAAGGCGACGGCTCGGTGGTCAGCTTCGACGTGCATCTCGGCGGCCCGGCGCTGTTCGGGCCTATCGGCATGATCGTCGCCGCCGCGCTGCGCAGTGACATCGACGAGTCGCTGGAAAGATTCGTCACCGTGTTCACCGGCGCCGACCCCGGCATGAACGGAGCGCGCGGCCTCGGCCACTGA
- a CDS encoding membrane protein — MTRRLRPGWLVALFALVVAASVWLPWLTTSAGGGGWASAIGGRHGSLQLPTGFGAGQLITLLASMLLVSGAMLGRGLSVRLASVAALVISLLIAALVAWYYKLNVHSPVSAEYGLYVGGVAAVCAVVASVASLIVALVSSRAGR, encoded by the coding sequence ATGACCCGCCGCCTGCGCCCCGGATGGTTGGTGGCGCTGTTTGCCTTGGTGGTCGCCGCCAGCGTTTGGCTGCCCTGGCTCACCACCTCGGCCGGTGGCGGCGGCTGGGCCAGCGCAATCGGGGGTAGACACGGCAGCCTCCAACTGCCCACGGGCTTCGGGGCGGGCCAGCTCATCACCTTGCTGGCCTCGATGTTGCTGGTGTCCGGTGCGATGCTGGGCCGCGGCTTGTCGGTTCGGCTTGCTTCGGTTGCGGCGCTGGTCATTTCGCTGCTGATCGCGGCTCTGGTGGCGTGGTACTACAAGCTCAACGTCCACTCGCCAGTGTCGGCGGAATATGGTCTCTATGTCGGCGGGGTCGCGGCGGTCTGTGCGGTGGTGGCTTCGGTGGCGTCGCTGATCGTGGCCCTTGTGTCCAGTCGTGCCGGCCGGTGA
- a CDS encoding VOC family protein, which produces MNSPESRRSTHWPIHLAPIGAIRFARRSANFEETVRFYRELVGLPLFETFEGSYGSNGAIFGLPSWNLTMEIVEALDDGVAVDAHEQLCLYFPNRQAQQAAIARLQAAGAPQAQQHPYWAATGAVTFRDPDGREVVFAPFVFGVNEPSDSAVSGKHEFPGG; this is translated from the coding sequence ATGAACTCCCCCGAATCCCGACGGAGTACGCATTGGCCCATACACTTGGCGCCGATCGGTGCGATTCGCTTTGCCCGCCGATCGGCGAATTTCGAAGAGACAGTGCGGTTTTACCGTGAACTGGTCGGGTTGCCGCTATTCGAGACGTTCGAGGGCAGCTACGGCAGCAACGGCGCGATCTTCGGTTTGCCCAGCTGGAACCTGACGATGGAGATCGTGGAGGCCCTCGACGACGGGGTCGCGGTCGACGCCCACGAGCAGTTGTGCCTGTACTTCCCGAATCGGCAGGCTCAGCAGGCCGCGATCGCGCGCCTGCAGGCCGCAGGAGCACCGCAAGCGCAGCAACACCCGTACTGGGCGGCGACGGGTGCCGTCACTTTCCGCGACCCCGACGGCCGGGAGGTGGTGTTCGCGCCTTTCGTGTTCGGGGTCAACGAGCCGAGTGACAGCGCGGTGTCCGGCAAACATGAATTTCCGGGCGGCTGA